Sequence from the Nitrincola iocasae genome:
TGCAGGATGCTGGTGCTTGTGTGGGATTGAGCATTGATAATCTACACAGGAACCTAAGTAATGTATTAAATGACTTAATAACAGGAAAGCTTGCTAAATTTGCAAACAAGGCTTCTGAAATTACAGATGGTCAGGGTGTTGATCATCTTATTAAGTATATCAAGGCGGAGCGATGAGTATTAGTAATAAAAATTTCAGGCCAATTACTAATAAAGATTTACCGTTGCTACTGACTTGGAGAAATCATCCTGATATTCGTAAGTTTATGTATACTCAGCATGAGATAACGCTTTCAGAACACCAAAATTGGTTTGATAAAGTAAGTAGGGATCCTACACGCCAGCTTTTATTGTATTATGACTATTATAATCCAGTCGGTTTTTGTCAATTTACGATTAACAAGCACCGGGCAGAGTGGGGATTTTATTTGTCTCCAGAAGCGACTACGGGGGCGGGAACACGTTTAGGTAAAACAGCTCTGAACTATGCTTTTGATGAGATGCAATTGCATAAAGTTTCTGGTGAAGCTTTAGATTTTAACCTGCCTTCAGTTAAATTTCATAGAAAGCTAGGCTTTGTTGACGAAGGCTGTTTACGAGATCATGCTGAAATAGATGGAAAATATTATGATATATATTGTTTTGGTTTACTGAAAACTGAGTGGCATAGCAAGCGAGAAAAACTATGACAGTAAAAGCTATAAATATTGACGAACGGATTATTTCATCCAAGCAATCTCCATACATCATAGCTGAGTTATCAGCTAACCATAATGGGAAGCTGGAAACAGCCCTGAAAATTATAGAGGAGGCGAAAAAAGCAGGAGCTGATGCCGTTAAGGTGCAAACATATACTGCTGATACCATTACCTTGAATAGTGATAGTGAAGACTTTTGCATAAAGGGTGGATTGTGGGATGGTAGAACACTCTATGACTTGTATCAGGAAGCACATATGCCATGGTCATGGCATAAACCTTTGTTTGAATATGCACAAAAAATAGGTATAACCATTTTCAGTTCTCCCTTTGATGCTACTGCAGTGGATTTGTTAGAGAGTCTAAATGCACCTGCATACAAAATTGCTAGTTTTGAAGCTATTGATATACCTTTGATAGAATATGTGGCTCGTACTGGTAAACCGATGATTATTTCAACCGGTATGGCCGATGCCGAAGAAATACAGGAAGCTATAGATGCTGCCAAGGGTGCAGGTTGTAAAGAGTTGGCAATTCTACATTGTGTAAGTGGCTATCCGGCTCCAGCTGGGGATTATAACTTACACACTATCCCTGACATGATAGAGCGTTTTGGTTTGGTGACAGGACTTTCAGATCACACTCTTGATAATACTACTGCGATTACCAGTATCGCACTGGGCGCCAGCATAATTGAAAAGCACTTTACTCTTGATCGTAACGGTGGTGGTCCTGATGATAGTTTCTCGTTGGAGCCTGCAGAACTATTTGCGCTCTGTAGAGATAGTAAAACCGCCTGGCAAGCCCTTGGAAAAGTAGATTATGGTCGTAAAAGTAGTGAACAGAGCAATGCTCAATTCCGTCGTTCGCTTTACTTTGTTAAAGACATGAAGGCTGGTGACGTGATCGGTGAGGATTGTATTCGTAGCGTAAGACCTGGCTATGGATTACCACCAAAAGAATTAATTAAATTAATAGGTAAGAGAGTAAGTAAGGATATACAAAAATTCAGTGCTGTTAAAATAGAATGTATTGCTTTATAAGCGATTAAAATTTAATACCAAGCGACTTGGTTACTAAGTAAAAATACATGCATAAATTTTTTAAAAAAAATATAAAATCGCGCATTGAGCAGTTTGGTTTTTCAGCACCATTTATTACATGCCAGCAATCTTTTGTTCTTGATTTTTTGCGTGTTGTTGCTCTGATGTTAGTTGTTAATGCCCATTTATTACAAATATTTATTTATCCATATTGGAATCCCACTGAGTCACTTGAAGAATGGCAGTTTTTATTGTATATACTTAGGTATAGTGGGCAATTTGGTGTAATGATATTTTTTTCTTTAAGCGGATTTTTAATTTATTATTCCATAATTAACAATATCAATAAAAATAAAGTTTTTGATTGTAAGGAGTATTTTTTATTAAGGTTTTTTAGAATATACCCACCATTAATTTTTAGTATCTTTATATTAATGGTTATCCATTATTTATTGTATTCTATTGATATTTCGTCTAGTGATGATTTCACGAAAGGAGATGAGATATATGTAGCTCGTGAAAATTTGACGTTAAGCTGGAAAAACATACTAGGCTCAAGTCTGCTCATTAATGATATGTTTTCTGGATTTTATTCGCCAGTCTTAAATGGACCGTTATGGTCAATTGCTTATGAGTTCTGGTTTTACATGGCTGCCTTAGTTTTTACATGGGTTATTTTTAAAAGTTATTTTTTCGCATATGCTTTTTTAGTAATTATTTTTTATTCTAGTTGGGAATATGTAGAATGGTGGTGTTACGGCTGGAGTGTATGGTTTGTGGCTTTTGCAATGACCCACATTGAAACTAACTATAGCAAGCATGTCTCAACTACAATTGGATTTTCTGGATCTGTACTGTTTTTATTTATATGGCTTTATTTTTATAATAATCGAGTTGATACTTGGTATGAGTATCGGAGTTATTATCCACTTGGGATTATATTTTCATTTTTGTTGCCTGTTATGTTGAATCGATGTGGAAAAATCTGTAAATTTTTAAATTTGTATAAAATTGTGAGTAAAATATCTGGTTGTTCATATACTATTTATCTTTTACATTTTCCGGTTTTTATGATTTTCTTTGTTTTAACAAATTTAATTGTTGATGATTGGCTTGAAAGGTTATTAGTGATGGTTTTCGCACTACTATTCTGTTTTTCAATTTCTTACATAATAGCATGCTATTTAGAAGATAAAAAATTAATAAAGCATCTTGTAAGTAAAGTGCGATAATTGATGTATTTTAAAAGAGGTTAAGTGGTGAAGTTTCTCTGTCATGCAGGTCCATGGAGTGATGCATATTTTTCCTATCTTGTTAAGGAAATGTATCCGAGTGCAAAGTGCGATATATTGAGTGGGCATAAGAAAGTTGATAAATCTGGTCTTTGTGATATTTATTACGAAGAGGTAGTTAAAAATAAAAACAATACATATGAAATAACAGAAGAAGATCTAGATATTATAGCTAGATGTCGTCTGCTAAGGGCTTTGAAAATCAATGAAGCATTGCTTCATGTAAACTGTATGAGAAAAGCTATTTGTGAAACCTTAAGTATTCTCCGCCCCGATATTGTGTTAACAGAAACTATAGATTCATATATTATGGACTTGTTAAATATTGAGTCTAAAAAACGTAATATTCCTTGTATAGGGCTTGTTACAGCATTTGTAAATGGATGCTATAGAGTTAGTATTCGTGGTGAATATGTTAAATCTAGAAATGTAACTGCTGAAGAAGTAGATGTTGTACTGAATGATTTATTGAGCAAAGAATACTTGCCTAGCTTTGTAGTTAACTCCAAACAAACTATTCGTTATAATGCAATAAAAAACTGGACAAGAAATTTAATAAAAATACCTTACTTTTTTCTTAAAAGAATATTCTCCGAAGAAAAGTATAACTATCATTATTGGCAAGCGCATATAACTTCAGCGCAATTAGCATCTTTTATACCAGTGATAGATCCTGGCGAGTATAAGTATCTGGAAAAACTTAAAGGTACACAGTCAACTGTAATATATGTCCCTCTGCAGATGTTTCCAGAAGCAACAATTGATTACTGGTGTTCGTCGCGTGATATTATTGATTATGAATGTATATTAGTAGATTTTATAAAAAAACATAAAAACATTAACTTCTTAATTAAAGAGCATCCTAATGTTGTAGGCTATCGAAGCCGTAGATTTTATAAAAGGTTGAAGTCATGCGAAAATGTTATTTTCTGTCCAACCTATGTGCAATCAAACTCTCTTTTGAACTATTATGATGCTGTATTGGTATGGACTGGCAGCGTTGGTTTCGAATCAGCAATTAGAGATAAGCCCGTTTTATGTGCTAGTAGGCCCTATTATTTTCCAAAAAGTTTTAATTGTTTGATATTTTCAATGAGTACCAGTACTGTTGAAATACAAAAATTCATTGAAGACTATTATAATGATCATGCTTCGATTAACCAAAAAGAACTTGTTCGATATTTGCTTGAAGGCTGTTTGGAAGGCCGAGTTAGATTCGATGGATCTTGGTGTGAAGAAAATGATGAGCATGTAGTAGAAGTAAAAAAATTGTCTACATCTCTTAAAGCATATATTGAGAAAATATAAATGAGTTCGATAATGCATAAGTTAGCATATCTTTCTTTTTTTATTTGTGGGGCTGCTTTATCATTTTATAAGTTTTTCCTATTGGCAGCGATAATTGATAAAAGTGAGTTTGGATTATATGTTTTAACTATGTCAATATATGTATATTTTATATATGTATTCTCTTTTGGTGCTAATGAATATGTTTTGAAAATAGGAAGTTTAGTAAAAAATAGCTATGCAAGACAGGTGATAAGAAATGAAGCCCTTTTAAATGGTTTGCTTGGTGTGTCTTTGGGGGTGGCTTTGTTATTTCCTATTTCATTAGCTTTGAGTTTAGAGTATAGGCTTGTGTTTAACTCCGCTGCCTTGCTAGCTCTAGTTACATTGCCTTTTAGTATTTTTGAAACATATTTCAGAACTGAATCTGCTTTATTGAAATTTTCTGGAATGATGGCCGCTAAAGCAGCTATTGTTGTAGCTATTATAAGTTTTAGTAGTTCGTTGTCTAGTTTTCAGCAAGCTGTAAATGCTGAGTTGATAGGGTCTTTAGCAATATTCTTTATAGTTTTCGTATGTTTTATATTTAGTGGGCAGTCGATGAAAGGAATAATATCTATTGAAAAAATTAAAACCATAGTTTTTCAAGGATATTCATTCTGTATTTCTACTATGCTAAGAAATGGGGCTGTTGTTTTAGATAAAATATTCATATCTTTATATTTGGGAAGTTTGCATTTGGGTTTTTATGGGTTTGTGTTTATTATCTATCAGGCATCTTTGTTGTCTAGTAGTGTTATTATGTCAGTTGTTGGCCCGAATATTTTAAGATTTGCCAGTGAGGACGAAAAGAAATCAAAATTAAAAAGAAACTTAACTATTGCTGTTATTTGTTTGTTTATTGTTTTGTTCTTCAGTTATCCTGTGATTTATGATATTTATCATTGGTTGGTT
This genomic interval carries:
- the pseH gene encoding UDP-4-amino-4,6-dideoxy-N-acetyl-beta-L-altrosamine N-acetyltransferase, which codes for MSISNKNFRPITNKDLPLLLTWRNHPDIRKFMYTQHEITLSEHQNWFDKVSRDPTRQLLLYYDYYNPVGFCQFTINKHRAEWGFYLSPEATTGAGTRLGKTALNYAFDEMQLHKVSGEALDFNLPSVKFHRKLGFVDEGCLRDHAEIDGKYYDIYCFGLLKTEWHSKREKL
- the pseI gene encoding pseudaminic acid synthase; its protein translation is MTVKAINIDERIISSKQSPYIIAELSANHNGKLETALKIIEEAKKAGADAVKVQTYTADTITLNSDSEDFCIKGGLWDGRTLYDLYQEAHMPWSWHKPLFEYAQKIGITIFSSPFDATAVDLLESLNAPAYKIASFEAIDIPLIEYVARTGKPMIISTGMADAEEIQEAIDAAKGAGCKELAILHCVSGYPAPAGDYNLHTIPDMIERFGLVTGLSDHTLDNTTAITSIALGASIIEKHFTLDRNGGGPDDSFSLEPAELFALCRDSKTAWQALGKVDYGRKSSEQSNAQFRRSLYFVKDMKAGDVIGEDCIRSVRPGYGLPPKELIKLIGKRVSKDIQKFSAVKIECIAL
- a CDS encoding acyltransferase family protein, encoding MHKFFKKNIKSRIEQFGFSAPFITCQQSFVLDFLRVVALMLVVNAHLLQIFIYPYWNPTESLEEWQFLLYILRYSGQFGVMIFFSLSGFLIYYSIINNINKNKVFDCKEYFLLRFFRIYPPLIFSIFILMVIHYLLYSIDISSSDDFTKGDEIYVARENLTLSWKNILGSSLLINDMFSGFYSPVLNGPLWSIAYEFWFYMAALVFTWVIFKSYFFAYAFLVIIFYSSWEYVEWWCYGWSVWFVAFAMTHIETNYSKHVSTTIGFSGSVLFLFIWLYFYNNRVDTWYEYRSYYPLGIIFSFLLPVMLNRCGKICKFLNLYKIVSKISGCSYTIYLLHFPVFMIFFVLTNLIVDDWLERLLVMVFALLFCFSISYIIACYLEDKKLIKHLVSKVR
- a CDS encoding capsular polysaccharide export protein, LipB/KpsS family; translated protein: MKFLCHAGPWSDAYFSYLVKEMYPSAKCDILSGHKKVDKSGLCDIYYEEVVKNKNNTYEITEEDLDIIARCRLLRALKINEALLHVNCMRKAICETLSILRPDIVLTETIDSYIMDLLNIESKKRNIPCIGLVTAFVNGCYRVSIRGEYVKSRNVTAEEVDVVLNDLLSKEYLPSFVVNSKQTIRYNAIKNWTRNLIKIPYFFLKRIFSEEKYNYHYWQAHITSAQLASFIPVIDPGEYKYLEKLKGTQSTVIYVPLQMFPEATIDYWCSSRDIIDYECILVDFIKKHKNINFLIKEHPNVVGYRSRRFYKRLKSCENVIFCPTYVQSNSLLNYYDAVLVWTGSVGFESAIRDKPVLCASRPYYFPKSFNCLIFSMSTSTVEIQKFIEDYYNDHASINQKELVRYLLEGCLEGRVRFDGSWCEENDEHVVEVKKLSTSLKAYIEKI
- a CDS encoding oligosaccharide flippase family protein, yielding MHKLAYLSFFICGAALSFYKFFLLAAIIDKSEFGLYVLTMSIYVYFIYVFSFGANEYVLKIGSLVKNSYARQVIRNEALLNGLLGVSLGVALLFPISLALSLEYRLVFNSAALLALVTLPFSIFETYFRTESALLKFSGMMAAKAAIVVAIISFSSSLSSFQQAVNAELIGSLAIFFIVFVCFIFSGQSMKGIISIEKIKTIVFQGYSFCISTMLRNGAVVLDKIFISLYLGSLHLGFYGFVFIIYQASLLSSSVIMSVVGPNILRFASEDEKKSKLKRNLTIAVICLFIVLFFSYPVIYDIYHWLVGVYFEQYNDPVTFMIFPLIYFAAVFSFASSLLDWFFISISKERMLALYSLLSLVFLIVGFLLIGNIGLGVAWFAFVFFAGKFIVFMFQMIYMLKFNDSKCDVCCT